The following are encoded in a window of Chloroflexaceae bacterium genomic DNA:
- the aspS gene encoding aspartate--tRNA ligase, which translates to MFRSHTCGELRQEHIGATVTLAGWVHRRRDHGELIFIDLRDRYGITQVVFDSAVAAAHRVADEARSEYVLQVRGVVRPRPSEAINPELPTGTIELEALEARVLNPSRTPPIYIAKEGGEDEALRLKYRYLDLRRERMQRNLILRHRVVKFMRDFLDREGFLEIETPILIKSTPEGARDYLVPSRLHPGKFYALPQSPQQLKQLLMVAGFDKYFQIARCFRDEDQRADRQPEFTQLDLEMSFVEQEDVLNLIERLFIALCQTITPHKALPTPFRRLTYAEAMERYGSDKPDLRYDLELVNLGDVLANTPFQMFQGALERGGQVKGLRAPGCAGFSRKQIDELAELARVGGARGLAWAALPADGGEVRSSFAKNLAPGELEAIIERMGARPGDLLLIVADTPSVVAAALDRLRRELAARLGLIDPNILSFAWIVDFPMFEWNPEEERWDAVHHPFTSPRDEDLPLLDSDPGKVRAKAYDLVLNGYEVGGGSIRIHRREVQQKVFDLLGISREAAMAQFGHMLEAFEYGAPPHGGIAPGVDRIVMILADESTIREVMAFPKTQQAVDLMTNAPSPVDERQLKELHIQLRP; encoded by the coding sequence ATGTTCCGCTCGCACACCTGCGGCGAGCTGCGGCAGGAGCACATTGGCGCCACGGTCACCCTGGCGGGATGGGTGCACCGCCGCCGCGACCATGGCGAACTGATCTTTATTGACCTGCGCGACCGCTACGGCATTACCCAGGTCGTCTTTGACAGCGCCGTTGCCGCGGCCCACCGGGTCGCCGATGAGGCGCGTTCCGAGTATGTGTTGCAGGTGCGAGGGGTGGTACGCCCACGGCCCTCTGAAGCCATCAACCCCGAACTGCCCACCGGGACGATTGAGCTTGAGGCGCTTGAGGCCAGGGTGCTCAACCCGTCCCGCACGCCGCCGATCTACATCGCCAAAGAGGGCGGCGAGGACGAGGCGCTGCGCCTCAAGTATCGCTACCTCGATCTGCGGCGCGAACGCATGCAGCGGAACCTTATCCTGCGCCATCGGGTCGTCAAGTTTATGCGCGATTTTCTTGATCGCGAGGGCTTTCTTGAGATCGAGACGCCCATTCTCATCAAATCAACTCCCGAGGGCGCGCGCGACTACCTGGTGCCCTCGCGCCTGCATCCGGGCAAGTTCTACGCCCTGCCGCAGAGTCCGCAGCAACTCAAGCAGTTGCTGATGGTGGCAGGCTTTGACAAGTACTTCCAGATCGCCCGCTGTTTCCGCGATGAAGATCAGCGCGCCGACCGGCAACCCGAGTTTACCCAGCTCGATCTCGAAATGAGTTTCGTGGAGCAGGAGGACGTGCTCAACCTGATTGAGCGGCTGTTCATCGCCCTGTGCCAGACGATCACCCCGCACAAGGCCCTCCCCACGCCGTTTCGGCGCCTGACGTATGCTGAGGCGATGGAACGCTACGGCTCCGACAAGCCCGATTTGCGCTATGACCTCGAGCTGGTCAACCTGGGTGATGTGCTTGCCAACACGCCCTTCCAGATGTTCCAGGGCGCCCTCGAGCGCGGCGGGCAGGTCAAGGGCCTGCGAGCGCCAGGGTGCGCAGGCTTCTCGCGCAAGCAGATTGACGAACTGGCTGAACTGGCCCGTGTGGGCGGCGCGCGCGGCCTGGCCTGGGCGGCCCTGCCCGCCGACGGCGGCGAGGTGCGCTCGTCGTTCGCAAAGAACCTGGCGCCAGGCGAGCTTGAAGCGATCATCGAGCGTATGGGCGCTCGCCCTGGCGATTTGCTCTTGATCGTGGCTGATACGCCCTCCGTCGTGGCCGCGGCCCTTGACCGGTTGCGCCGTGAACTGGCCGCGCGCCTCGGGCTGATTGATCCCAACATTCTCAGCTTCGCCTGGATCGTTGATTTCCCCATGTTCGAGTGGAATCCCGAAGAAGAACGCTGGGACGCCGTCCACCACCCCTTCACCTCGCCCCGCGACGAGGACCTGCCGTTGCTCGACAGTGATCCCGGCAAGGTGCGCGCCAAAGCCTACGATCTGGTGCTCAACGGCTATGAGGTCGGCGGCGGCTCGATCCGTATTCATCGCCGCGAGGTGCAACAGAAGGTCTTTGACCTGCTCGGCATCAGCCGTGAGGCGGCCATGGCCCAGTTCGGGCACATGCTCGAAGCCTTTGAGTACGGCGCCCCGCCCCACGGCGGCATCGCTCCCGGCGTTGATCGCATCGTCATGATCCTGGCCGATGAAAGCACCATTCGCGAGGTCATGGCTTTCCCCAAGACCCAGCAGGCCGTCGATCTGATGACCAACGCCCCTTCGCCCGTAGACGAACGGCAACTCAAGGAATTGCATATCCAGTTGCGCCCATAA
- a CDS encoding response regulator, producing MEKRILVVDDDPNVRRVVSLALSHDSPYIVHAVPSAEAALLQIARQPVDLLFTDIRMPGMSGLELVQRVRELDPKTAVIVFTVGPEDLTPERAAELKIDCLLEKPASPERLRLAVDLLLDPIKLLPRPSQRSEPPPPSAPAPAQTTPLSPQTGPLGQRLAAARARRQTMPLQGAPVAVRLTSGPAGRGSRTYTEGQIEAMRQALKELALEPDVHCAVLADISGIVLTHWSRRRDINVTVIAALAAGNTMALAEIGRNLGQQQPGYLVIQEGHDQSIIMATMDDLLLLVAIGPNASLGWARIATLRACEEVLRIAQGPAA from the coding sequence ATGGAGAAACGCATTCTGGTCGTAGATGACGACCCGAACGTTCGGCGCGTTGTCAGCCTGGCCCTGAGCCACGACTCACCGTATATCGTTCACGCTGTTCCCTCGGCGGAGGCGGCGTTGCTGCAGATCGCGCGCCAACCGGTTGATCTGCTCTTTACCGACATTCGCATGCCGGGTATGAGCGGCCTGGAACTGGTGCAGCGGGTGCGCGAACTGGACCCGAAGACGGCGGTGATCGTCTTTACAGTTGGCCCCGAAGATCTGACCCCTGAACGGGCCGCTGAATTGAAGATCGACTGTCTGCTGGAGAAGCCGGCTTCGCCTGAACGGTTACGCCTGGCCGTTGATCTGCTGCTCGACCCGATCAAACTGCTGCCGCGCCCCTCACAGCGTAGCGAACCGCCACCTCCTTCCGCGCCAGCGCCAGCCCAGACCACCCCCCTGTCGCCGCAGACGGGACCGCTGGGGCAGCGCCTGGCGGCAGCCAGGGCCCGCCGGCAGACGATGCCGCTGCAAGGCGCCCCTGTGGCTGTTCGGCTGACATCCGGCCCCGCGGGGCGAGGCAGTCGCACCTACACCGAAGGGCAGATCGAGGCCATGCGCCAGGCGCTCAAGGAACTGGCCCTCGAACCTGACGTCCACTGCGCCGTGCTGGCCGATATCAGCGGCATCGTCCTCACGCACTGGAGCCGCCGGCGCGATATCAATGTCACGGTCATTGCCGCTCTGGCAGCGGGCAATACCATGGCCCTGGCAGAGATAGGGCGCAACCTGGGGCAGCAACAGCCGGGCTACCTGGTGATCCAGGAGGGTCACGACCAGAGCATCATTATGGCCACGATGGACGACCTGCTGCTGCTCGTGGCCATCGGGCCAAATGCCTCCCTCGGCTGGGCGCGCATCGCCACCCTGCGCGCCTGTGAAGAGGTGTTGCGCATCGCCCAGGGGCCAGCCGCCTAG
- the rplU gene encoding 50S ribosomal protein L21, translating into MYAIIRDRGMQYRVEQGQVLLLDLIEQAAPGSQIEIGEVLLIGDGDNVQVGSPTLAGARVRAEVLGEMKGEKIVVFRYRNKKRYRRRTGHRQRYTQVKITEILA; encoded by the coding sequence GTGTATGCGATTATCCGTGACCGCGGGATGCAGTACCGCGTCGAGCAGGGTCAGGTCCTGCTGCTCGATCTGATCGAACAGGCCGCGCCTGGCAGCCAGATTGAAATTGGCGAGGTCCTGCTGATTGGCGATGGGGATAACGTACAGGTCGGTTCGCCTACCCTGGCCGGGGCCAGGGTGCGCGCCGAGGTGCTCGGCGAAATGAAGGGCGAGAAGATCGTGGTGTTCCGCTATCGCAATAAGAAGCGCTATCGCCGCCGGACCGGGCATCGCCAGCGCTACACCCAGGTCAAGATCACGGAGATCCTTGCCTGA
- the rpmA gene encoding 50S ribosomal protein L27, whose protein sequence is MAHKKGVGSSRNGRDSNPKMRGVKVYGGQRVVPGNIIVRQCGTKIRPGMNVGLGRDYTIYALVEGTVKFQPYSRTQKMVSVIPLEPSVEGAAGN, encoded by the coding sequence ATGGCACATAAAAAGGGTGTTGGCAGTTCACGCAATGGTCGCGACAGCAACCCGAAGATGCGCGGGGTCAAGGTGTACGGCGGCCAGCGCGTCGTGCCTGGTAATATTATCGTCCGTCAGTGCGGCACAAAGATCCGTCCGGGCATGAATGTCGGCCTGGGCCGCGACTACACTATCTACGCCCTGGTGGAGGGTACAGTCAAGTTCCAACCGTACTCGCGGACCCAGAAGATGGTCAGCGTCATTCCCCTTGAGCCTTCGGTCGAGGGCGCTGCCGGCAACTGA
- the rpmE gene encoding 50S ribosomal protein L31: MKKGIHPQYHMDGIVCTTCGTRWAIGSTRRNLRVEICSNCHPFYTGEQRIVDTAGQVDRFMRRLSTAQAHQADREKRREARNQQPKKPSLLKELYGEDA, translated from the coding sequence GTGAAAAAGGGTATTCACCCCCAGTACCATATGGACGGGATCGTCTGCACGACGTGCGGCACGCGCTGGGCCATTGGTTCGACGCGCCGCAATCTGCGGGTCGAGATCTGCTCCAATTGCCACCCGTTTTACACGGGCGAACAACGGATCGTGGACACCGCCGGGCAGGTTGATCGCTTCATGCGGCGGTTGAGCACCGCCCAGGCGCATCAGGCCGACAGGGAGAAGCGCCGCGAGGCCCGCAACCAGCAGCCGAAGAAGCCGAGCCTGCTTAAAGAACTGTACGGGGAAGACGCGTAG
- the purK gene encoding 5-(carboxyamino)imidazole ribonucleotide synthase — translation MKRIGIFGGGQLAQMLTQAAISLGVETTIFERAADSPAGRLTQREIVGAWDDPAALERFAALSDLVTLENEFVDAAILARLEQQGMAVRPSSATVAVVQDKLLQKERIAAAGLALPPFRAVSSPEEVVEAGAAFGWPMVLKARRNGYDGYGNATVRHADEVAPAWERLTRGGSPLLVESWVPFARELAVMVVRARDGEMRAYPVVETVQLNHICHIVRAPAPVPAAASAAATELALRAVQAVDGVGIFGVELFELPDGRVLYNEMAPRPHNSGHYTIEGCVTSQFENHLRAVLGWPLGPTDMRAPAAVMVNLLGRYHGPVRGDVLRQALAVPGAHVHLYGKRENRIGRKMGHITALGATLAEAEAVARRAAESVEL, via the coding sequence ATGAAGCGCATTGGAATCTTTGGCGGGGGCCAGCTTGCCCAGATGCTCACCCAGGCGGCCATTTCACTGGGCGTGGAAACGACGATCTTCGAGCGCGCCGCCGATAGTCCTGCCGGGCGGCTGACCCAGCGCGAGATCGTCGGCGCATGGGACGACCCTGCGGCCCTCGAGCGTTTTGCCGCTCTGAGCGATCTGGTAACCCTGGAGAACGAGTTCGTTGACGCGGCCATTCTTGCTCGCCTTGAACAGCAGGGGATGGCCGTAAGGCCTTCGTCGGCGACTGTGGCAGTGGTGCAGGACAAGCTGCTTCAGAAAGAGCGTATCGCCGCAGCCGGACTTGCCCTGCCGCCCTTCCGCGCCGTGTCCAGTCCGGAGGAAGTGGTGGAGGCAGGAGCAGCTTTCGGCTGGCCAATGGTGCTGAAGGCGCGCCGCAATGGGTATGATGGCTATGGCAACGCGACGGTGCGCCATGCCGACGAGGTGGCCCCGGCGTGGGAACGCCTGACCCGTGGCGGCAGCCCGTTGCTGGTGGAGTCCTGGGTGCCATTTGCCCGCGAACTGGCCGTGATGGTGGTGCGCGCCCGTGACGGCGAGATGCGCGCCTATCCCGTCGTCGAGACGGTGCAGCTCAATCACATCTGCCACATCGTGCGGGCGCCGGCCCCCGTGCCCGCTGCAGCTTCGGCGGCGGCCACGGAACTGGCCCTGCGCGCAGTGCAAGCCGTAGACGGCGTCGGCATCTTTGGCGTCGAGTTGTTTGAACTGCCCGATGGGCGCGTGCTCTACAATGAAATGGCCCCACGCCCCCACAACTCCGGCCACTATACCATTGAAGGGTGCGTCACCTCGCAGTTTGAAAATCACCTGCGCGCAGTGCTAGGCTGGCCCCTCGGTCCGACTGACATGCGCGCCCCCGCGGCAGTGATGGTCAACCTCCTGGGCCGGTACCACGGTCCGGTGCGCGGCGACGTGCTGCGCCAGGCGCTGGCGGTGCCGGGGGCGCATGTGCACCTGTACGGCAAGCGTGAAAATCGTATCGGCCGCAAGATGGGTCACATCACCGCGCTTGGCGCCACCCTGGCCGAGGCGGAGGCGGTGGCGCGCCGCGCCGCCGAGAGTGTGGAGCTTTGA
- the purE gene encoding 5-(carboxyamino)imidazole ribonucleotide mutase, translating to MTPVVGIVMGSDSDLPTLQGAIEVCAEFGVPCEVRVVSAHRTPHDMIEYGRSAHERGLRVIIAGAGGAAHLPGMLAACSPLPVIGVPVPSKALNGLDSLLSIVQMPAGVPVATVAIGGGRNAGLLAVQILATSDPALLARLLEYKARLAEESRAKNINLLRPLDGDLTPGDRS from the coding sequence ATGACGCCAGTAGTCGGCATCGTGATGGGGAGCGACAGCGATCTGCCTACGTTGCAGGGCGCTATCGAGGTGTGCGCGGAGTTTGGCGTGCCCTGCGAGGTGCGAGTGGTCTCGGCGCATCGCACCCCGCATGATATGATTGAGTACGGACGCAGCGCCCACGAGCGCGGCCTGCGCGTGATCATTGCCGGAGCGGGAGGTGCAGCGCACCTGCCGGGCATGCTCGCCGCCTGCTCGCCACTGCCGGTGATCGGCGTGCCCGTGCCGAGCAAGGCCCTTAACGGGCTAGACTCGCTCCTCTCCATCGTGCAGATGCCCGCTGGCGTGCCGGTTGCCACAGTGGCCATCGGCGGCGGGCGTAACGCTGGCCTGCTGGCGGTCCAGATCCTCGCCACGAGTGACCCGGCCTTGCTGGCCCGATTGCTCGAATACAAGGCCCGTCTGGCCGAGGAGTCGCGGGCGAAGAATATCAACCTTCTCCGGCCTTTGGATGGAGATCTTACTCCCGGCGACCGTTCATGA
- the rfbB gene encoding dTDP-glucose 4,6-dehydratase, whose amino-acid sequence MRNLLITGGAGFIGSNFVHYMLETHPDYRIVVFDKLTYAGRRENLERVANNPQFHFIQGDICDMQAVRAAVREHKIDTIVNFAAETHVDRSIMAPDAVITTNVNGAWTLLEVAREAGLERFHQISTDEVYGAIPAPRRSREGDPLEPRSPYSASKAGAEHLVYAYFITYGLPVTTTRGSNNIGPYHYPEKAVPLFTTNAIDDLPLPIYGDGLQVRDYQYVLDHCEAIDVVLHRGQIGEVYNVGTEVETPNIEMAHKILDLLGKPRSLIKHVTDRAGHDRRYALDCSKLRALGWRSRHTFDEALEKTVRWFVENEAWWRPIKSGEYLEYYRRQYEERGA is encoded by the coding sequence ATGCGCAATCTACTCATCACCGGCGGCGCGGGCTTTATCGGTTCGAATTTCGTCCACTACATGCTTGAGACCCATCCCGACTACCGGATTGTGGTCTTCGATAAGCTAACCTATGCGGGACGTCGCGAGAATCTGGAACGGGTTGCGAACAACCCGCAGTTTCATTTCATTCAGGGGGACATCTGCGACATGCAGGCGGTGCGCGCAGCGGTGCGCGAGCACAAGATTGACACCATCGTCAATTTTGCGGCCGAGACCCACGTGGATCGCTCGATCATGGCCCCGGATGCAGTCATAACTACGAATGTCAATGGCGCCTGGACACTGCTCGAGGTGGCGCGCGAAGCTGGTCTGGAGCGCTTTCACCAGATCAGCACCGATGAGGTTTACGGAGCGATCCCCGCCCCGCGGCGCTCGCGCGAGGGCGATCCGCTGGAACCACGCAGCCCGTACTCGGCGAGCAAAGCCGGAGCGGAACATCTGGTCTACGCTTACTTTATTACCTACGGCCTGCCGGTAACAACGACGCGCGGCTCGAACAACATTGGTCCCTATCACTACCCCGAGAAGGCGGTGCCTCTCTTCACGACGAATGCGATTGACGACCTCCCGCTGCCCATCTACGGCGATGGCTTGCAGGTGCGCGACTACCAGTACGTGCTGGACCACTGCGAGGCGATTGATGTCGTCCTGCACCGCGGGCAGATCGGCGAGGTCTATAACGTCGGCACCGAGGTCGAAACGCCAAATATCGAAATGGCCCACAAGATCCTTGACCTGCTGGGCAAGCCGCGCAGCCTGATCAAGCACGTGACCGATCGCGCCGGTCACGACCGGCGCTACGCGCTCGACTGCTCGAAGCTGCGCGCCCTGGGGTGGCGGTCGCGACACACCTTTGACGAGGCGCTGGAGAAGACCGTGCGCTGGTTCGTCGAGAATGAAGCCTGGTGGCGGCCCATCAAGTCGGGAGAGTATCTGGAGTACTACCGCCGACAGTACGAGGAGCGCGGGGCATAG
- a CDS encoding thymidine kinase yields the protein MTRPSSSGRIEVICGCMFSGKTEELIRRMRQVMIARQPCRIFTPRLDTRYSARHVASHAGARLEAVAVSSIREVLAAADDVQVIAIDELHFLSDEPEAIVGACQGLADRGLRVIVAGLDQNYRAEPFPAMMHLMAIAEQVDKLYAICARCGAYATRSQRLINGKPAPADAPTIVVGGLELYEARCRACYEPAR from the coding sequence ATGACACGACCCAGTAGCAGTGGCCGGATCGAAGTAATATGCGGGTGCATGTTCAGCGGAAAGACGGAGGAGCTGATCCGGCGCATGCGCCAGGTGATGATTGCCCGCCAGCCCTGCCGCATCTTCACACCACGGCTGGATACCCGTTACAGCGCGCGGCACGTCGCCAGCCATGCCGGCGCGCGTCTGGAGGCCGTGGCGGTCAGCTCGATCCGCGAGGTGCTTGCCGCAGCCGATGACGTACAGGTGATCGCCATTGATGAACTGCACTTTCTGAGCGACGAACCAGAGGCGATAGTTGGCGCCTGCCAGGGACTAGCCGATCGCGGCTTACGGGTGATTGTCGCCGGCCTGGATCAGAATTACCGGGCCGAGCCGTTTCCCGCGATGATGCATCTGATGGCGATCGCCGAGCAGGTGGACAAGCTATATGCGATTTGCGCCCGCTGCGGAGCCTATGCCACTCGTTCGCAACGGCTGATTAACGGCAAGCCGGCGCCTGCCGACGCGCCAACGATCGTCGTTGGCGGCCTGGAGTTGTACGAGGCCCGCTGCCGCGCGTGCTACGAGCCGGCACGTTAG
- a CDS encoding PspA/IM30 family protein yields the protein MSILSRISDLISANVNAMLDKAEDPEKMANEYLRQLTNELYEVRTGVAAAMADETKLEQRRIAAQAEVTQWEAKAEAALRAGDEELARAALARKVHAQKLAEQYLAQEKAQEEQVNAMQEALVQLETRIAEVRAKKELIIAKKNRAQTQEALQRTAQSVGRISSIEKLEQLEEKVDDRLARAEAMAKLEQGSLEARFQNLEQQTAVDSELAELKRKLGMS from the coding sequence ATGTCCATCCTGAGCCGCATCAGCGATCTCATTAGCGCCAACGTCAATGCGATGCTCGACAAGGCCGAGGATCCGGAGAAGATGGCCAATGAATACCTGCGCCAGCTCACTAATGAACTGTACGAGGTGCGCACCGGCGTGGCCGCGGCGATGGCCGATGAGACCAAACTGGAGCAGCGCCGCATTGCCGCCCAGGCCGAGGTGACCCAGTGGGAAGCGAAAGCTGAGGCCGCCCTTCGCGCTGGCGACGAAGAACTCGCCAGGGCCGCCCTGGCCCGCAAGGTTCACGCCCAGAAGCTCGCCGAACAGTACCTGGCCCAGGAGAAGGCCCAGGAGGAGCAAGTTAATGCCATGCAAGAGGCGCTGGTGCAGCTCGAAACCCGCATTGCCGAGGTGCGGGCCAAGAAGGAGTTGATCATTGCCAAGAAGAACCGCGCCCAGACCCAGGAGGCCCTGCAGCGCACCGCCCAGAGCGTGGGCCGCATCTCGAGCATTGAGAAGCTCGAGCAGCTCGAGGAGAAGGTGGACGACCGGCTTGCCCGCGCCGAGGCGATGGCCAAACTCGAGCAGGGCTCCCTCGAGGCCCGCTTCCAGAACCTTGAGCAGCAGACCGCGGTCGACTCCGAACTGGCCGAACTCAAGCGCAAGCTGGGCATGTCCTGA
- the rsmG gene encoding 16S rRNA (guanine(527)-N(7))-methyltransferase RsmG has product MADPAERLLADTATAWGLPLNADQLRQFARYADELLAWNARTNLTAITDRPAIYVRHFLDSLALARFWGPPPATLADIGTGAGFPGVPLKILHPPLALTLIESVGKKTAFLTHLITTLGLTQVRVVTGRAEALGRDPGERERYDVVTARAVADLRVLAEYAMPLLRVGGLLLAPKGADVAGEVEEARRAMALLGGTIERVVPIELPGVEPRTLVVARKVAPTDPRYPRAVGIPARRPL; this is encoded by the coding sequence ATGGCTGACCCCGCCGAACGGCTCCTGGCCGATACCGCCACAGCCTGGGGGTTGCCCCTCAATGCCGACCAGCTCCGCCAGTTCGCGCGCTACGCCGACGAATTGCTGGCCTGGAACGCCCGTACCAACCTCACCGCCATCACCGACCGCCCGGCTATCTACGTGCGCCATTTTCTCGACTCCCTGGCGCTGGCCCGCTTCTGGGGCCCGCCTCCCGCAACCCTGGCCGATATCGGCACGGGGGCCGGATTTCCTGGTGTGCCCCTCAAGATCCTGCATCCTCCGCTGGCCCTGACCCTGATCGAGTCGGTGGGCAAAAAGACCGCCTTTCTGACCCACCTGATCACCACGCTGGGACTCACGCAGGTACGGGTCGTTACCGGTCGCGCGGAAGCCCTTGGGCGCGATCCGGGCGAACGTGAACGCTACGATGTGGTCACCGCTCGGGCGGTGGCCGACCTGCGCGTGCTGGCGGAATACGCCATGCCGCTCCTGCGTGTCGGCGGCCTGTTGCTGGCGCCCAAGGGCGCCGATGTAGCCGGAGAAGTCGAAGAGGCGCGGCGCGCCATGGCGCTCCTCGGCGGAACCATCGAACGGGTCGTCCCCATTGAACTGCCGGGCGTCGAACCGCGCACCCTGGTGGTGGCGCGCAAAGTGGCGCCCACCGACCCGCGCTACCCCCGCGCCGTCGGCATACCCGCTCGTCGTCCGTTGTAA
- the nadD gene encoding nicotinate-nucleotide adenylyltransferase codes for MGAARVDAADEPIRVGVYGGTFDPVHIAHLAIAEEARWALDLQQVRFVPAARQPLKDVSPGATPAQRLAMLNLACADNPAFVPDDLELRRPPPSYTVETLEHLRARFGSAAELWFIIGADAARDLPRWRRVTELVTLARLAIVARPGHAFDPGAFEQAVPKVAGRYVLLDGPRLDLSSTEIRRRIAAGRPVRYLLPEAVRRYIADQGLYREDPAYG; via the coding sequence GTGGGAGCTGCGCGGGTAGACGCCGCTGATGAACCTATCCGCGTGGGCGTCTATGGCGGCACATTCGATCCGGTCCACATTGCCCACCTGGCAATTGCCGAAGAGGCGCGCTGGGCCCTCGATCTTCAGCAGGTGCGCTTCGTTCCCGCTGCTCGCCAGCCGCTCAAGGACGTCTCTCCCGGCGCCACCCCCGCCCAGCGCCTGGCGATGCTCAACCTGGCCTGCGCCGATAATCCCGCCTTCGTCCCCGATGACCTCGAACTGCGCCGCCCGCCGCCTTCGTATACGGTCGAGACGCTCGAACACCTGCGCGCGCGGTTTGGTTCCGCCGCTGAACTCTGGTTCATCATCGGCGCCGATGCCGCCCGCGATCTGCCACGCTGGCGCCGTGTGACCGAGCTGGTGACTCTGGCCCGTCTGGCAATCGTTGCACGTCCGGGCCATGCCTTTGATCCCGGCGCCTTCGAGCAGGCAGTGCCGAAAGTCGCCGGGCGCTATGTCCTTCTCGACGGCCCGCGCCTCGACCTCTCCAGCACTGAGATCCGCCGCCGTATCGCGGCCGGTCGGCCGGTGCGCTACCTGCTGCCTGAAGCCGTTCGCCGCTACATCGCCGACCAGGGGCTGTACCGCGAGGACCCCGCCTATGGCTGA
- a CDS encoding DUF4397 domain-containing protein: MNVLSLIWRSLAALTLALALVPSVFAQSGTAKVRVIHASPDAPAVDVFVNGNRTLTNVPFFTASDYLDLAPGRYRLQIAPTGQPVSAAVIDATATFQAGKAYSVAATGLVAQIKPTVIEDDLSAPASGNAKVRVYHFSPDAPAVDVKVANGATLISSLAFPDASAYLNVPAGTYNLQVTPAGGSAVVIDLANTTLEAGKIYSVFATNVVASITPQVAVTTPVATPGTLPATSEGPTAPLALLAVVAAVFLGAAVLLRRRAAL; this comes from the coding sequence GTGAACGTTCTGAGCCTGATCTGGCGCTCGCTGGCGGCGTTGACGCTGGCGCTGGCGCTCGTTCCATCCGTATTCGCCCAGAGTGGCACGGCGAAGGTGCGGGTGATTCACGCCTCGCCCGACGCCCCGGCAGTTGACGTGTTTGTCAACGGCAACCGCACGCTGACCAATGTCCCCTTCTTCACCGCCAGTGATTACCTGGATCTCGCCCCTGGCAGGTACCGCCTGCAGATCGCTCCGACCGGCCAGCCCGTCAGCGCGGCGGTGATTGACGCCACGGCGACCTTCCAGGCGGGCAAGGCGTACAGCGTCGCTGCAACCGGCCTGGTCGCTCAGATCAAGCCGACGGTGATCGAAGACGATCTGAGCGCGCCAGCGAGCGGCAACGCCAAGGTGCGCGTGTATCACTTCTCGCCCGACGCGCCCGCGGTTGACGTCAAAGTCGCCAATGGCGCCACGCTGATTTCGAGCCTGGCCTTCCCCGACGCGAGCGCCTACCTCAATGTTCCCGCCGGAACCTACAATTTGCAGGTCACCCCTGCTGGCGGGAGCGCCGTGGTGATTGACCTTGCCAACACCACTCTCGAGGCCGGCAAGATCTACAGCGTTTTCGCCACCAACGTCGTCGCCAGCATTACCCCGCAGGTGGCGGTGACCACTCCCGTCGCCACGCCTGGCACGCTGCCCGCCACCTCTGAGGGTCCAACTGCGCCCCTGGCCCTGCTGGCGGTCGTGGCGGCCGTGTTTCTCGGCGCGGCCGTGCTGCTGCGCCGCCGCGCCGCTCTCTGA